In Brevibacillus brevis, a genomic segment contains:
- a CDS encoding nucleotide sugar dehydrogenase, which translates to MTQPVRVAVVGLGFVGLPLALTYAMKGANVVGVDIVPRVVDEINAGHSHHLESYQGKTLAQILREQIDAGRFRATTSYAEAAAEVNHYIVTAGLPVHNGDPDLGPLKNCAQTLGSVLKKGDTVMIRSTVVPGTTEEVILPILEEASGLVAGTDFYLTYCSERIAEGRAFEEFIHMPLVLGGINEKSAEKGKELLSVISETEVTISDIRVVETAKVIENIQRDVNIAMVQEFARFAEAFGIDTFELIKVANTHTRVNLLTPGPGVGGFCLPNALYYLQPKARELEVALPLLQQARMINDSVPEVLIGMLEQALKEKGKSLAGSRVAVLGLAMKDFSNDDRVSPVSDVIKLLQAKGVDVRSYDPAVPTRYEHKVDSLEEAVRGADALMLTAVQKEFAEADWAAIASQMAASPILFDTKNRIPKGLDSHATVMRI; encoded by the coding sequence ATGACTCAGCCTGTACGCGTAGCTGTTGTGGGATTGGGGTTTGTCGGCCTGCCACTGGCGCTTACCTACGCCATGAAAGGAGCGAATGTGGTCGGCGTGGACATTGTGCCGCGCGTCGTCGATGAGATCAATGCGGGGCATTCGCATCATCTGGAGTCGTACCAGGGGAAAACGCTGGCGCAGATTCTTCGCGAGCAGATCGACGCCGGACGATTCCGCGCGACGACTTCGTACGCCGAAGCGGCGGCAGAGGTAAATCATTACATCGTGACAGCAGGATTGCCAGTCCACAACGGTGACCCGGATCTTGGTCCGTTGAAAAACTGTGCGCAGACGCTCGGCAGCGTCCTGAAAAAAGGCGACACCGTGATGATCCGCAGCACCGTCGTTCCTGGTACAACCGAGGAAGTAATTTTGCCGATCCTGGAAGAGGCGAGCGGCCTTGTCGCCGGCACCGATTTTTACCTGACCTACTGCTCCGAGCGCATTGCAGAAGGACGAGCCTTCGAAGAGTTCATCCACATGCCGCTCGTTTTGGGCGGAATCAATGAGAAAAGCGCTGAAAAAGGGAAAGAACTGCTCTCCGTCATCAGCGAGACTGAAGTGACGATCTCGGATATTCGCGTGGTGGAGACCGCAAAAGTCATTGAAAATATTCAACGAGATGTCAATATTGCGATGGTGCAGGAGTTCGCCCGCTTTGCCGAGGCGTTCGGCATCGATACGTTCGAGCTGATCAAGGTGGCCAACACGCATACGCGCGTGAACCTTTTGACCCCGGGACCGGGCGTAGGCGGCTTCTGTCTGCCAAACGCGCTGTATTACCTCCAGCCAAAGGCCAGAGAGCTGGAAGTGGCTCTGCCGCTGCTGCAGCAAGCCCGGATGATCAACGATTCCGTGCCGGAAGTATTGATCGGCATGCTGGAGCAAGCCTTGAAGGAAAAAGGCAAATCGCTGGCAGGAAGCCGCGTGGCCGTGCTTGGACTGGCGATGAAAGACTTCTCCAATGACGACCGTGTCAGTCCGGTAAGCGATGTGATCAAGCTCCTGCAAGCAAAAGGAGTCGATGTACGTTCGTATGACCCGGCTGTACCGACTCGTTATGAACATAAAGTGGACAGTCTCGAGGAAGCGGTTCGAGGCGCGGATGCCCTGATGTTGACTGCGGTGCAAAAAGAATTTGCCGAAGCCGATTGGGCAGCGATCGCCAGCCAAATGGCGGCTTCTCCAATCTTGTTCGATACGAAAAACCGCATTCCAAAAGGCCTGGACAGCCACGCGACTGTGATGCGAATCTAA
- a CDS encoding cold-shock protein: MERGRVKWFNSEKGFGFIEREGGEDVFVHFSAIQGEGYKTLDEGQEVTFDVENGQRGPQATNVTKV, translated from the coding sequence ATGGAACGCGGTAGAGTCAAATGGTTTAACAGTGAAAAAGGCTTTGGATTTATCGAGCGCGAAGGCGGAGAGGACGTGTTTGTCCACTTTTCCGCAATTCAGGGAGAAGGGTACAAGACGCTGGATGAGGGGCAGGAGGTCACGTTCGATGTTGAAAATGGCCAACGAGGTCCCCAAGCGACCAATGTAACAAAAGTGTAG
- a CDS encoding M55 family metallopeptidase → MKVFLSVDMEGISGIVDNTYINPDAGVNYQRGRQFMTDDANAVIEAAIEAGATEILVADSHNTMNNILWESLHPKAQLLAGSPRDCSMVHGLDDSFDAALFIGYHTRQGVPGVLSHTMSGVIRNLTINGRLVGEFGFNAIYAGLYHVPVVMVSGDDLVAKEARELVPDIATAVVKKAVSRTAAHCLSRGEATAELKKQTKLALSKAKQIAPVQTAMPLEMGIQFSHTGQAEMAAIVPGSRYETETGTVYYTAHDPHDMYKTMRAMLNLASEAEFF, encoded by the coding sequence ATGAAAGTATTTCTTTCCGTCGACATGGAAGGGATCTCTGGCATTGTCGACAACACCTATATCAATCCCGATGCCGGCGTCAATTACCAGCGCGGCCGCCAGTTCATGACAGACGATGCAAACGCCGTCATCGAAGCCGCGATCGAAGCGGGGGCTACGGAAATTCTCGTGGCGGACAGCCACAACACGATGAACAACATCCTGTGGGAGTCGCTGCATCCAAAAGCGCAGCTGCTGGCCGGATCTCCCCGTGATTGCTCGATGGTTCACGGTCTGGACGACAGCTTTGACGCGGCGCTGTTCATCGGCTATCATACCCGCCAAGGCGTTCCCGGCGTACTCAGCCACACGATGTCCGGCGTGATCCGCAACTTGACGATCAACGGCCGCCTCGTCGGCGAATTCGGCTTCAATGCGATCTATGCCGGCTTGTACCACGTCCCCGTCGTCATGGTGTCCGGAGACGATCTCGTCGCCAAGGAAGCCCGGGAGCTGGTCCCGGATATCGCCACTGCCGTCGTCAAAAAGGCCGTCTCCCGCACCGCCGCACACTGTCTGTCTCGCGGAGAAGCCACGGCAGAGCTGAAAAAGCAGACGAAGCTCGCCTTGTCCAAAGCCAAGCAAATCGCCCCGGTGCAAACGGCCATGCCGCTGGAAATGGGCATCCAGTTCTCTCATACCGGCCAGGCGGAAATGGCAGCCATCGTGCCAGGAAGCCGCTACGAGACCGAGACCGGCACCGTCTACTACACGGCCCATGATCCGCACGACATGTACAAAACCATGCGGGCCATGCTCAACCTGGCCTCTGAGGCCGAATTTTTCTGA
- a CDS encoding glycosyltransferase, translating to MSKLRVLHVIGGGEFGGAEQHILNLVSTFSKEDVEAAVVCFYDSLFASKLREAGITVYALNQFGRFDLRLLRALRDTFHAFDPAIIHTHGVKANFFSRLASRGMGVPLLTTVHSSLRYDYASPLAYAIVSLMERGTRHWNRHYIAISEALAAILREQGVPARDISVIYNGMDLSPYRQSATRAADRARLRAEWGIAEDAFLFGTVARFVPVKGLPVLVDAFAELVQGMQTPPSLVLVGDGPERARLEQQVRERGLEALVRFAGFRQDIPACLNACDAFVHSSFYEGLGYTIIEAMASEVPVVASNVGGVKEFVFDEQTGLVVDPGDHAALSKAMARLQQSADLRQSMVKQAVEKVESSFTIEEMTKQIVSLYRQLLG from the coding sequence ATGAGCAAATTACGAGTCCTCCACGTCATCGGCGGGGGGGAATTTGGCGGTGCGGAACAACATATACTCAATTTGGTTTCCACGTTTTCCAAGGAAGATGTGGAGGCCGCGGTCGTTTGTTTTTACGACTCCCTCTTCGCCAGCAAGCTGAGGGAAGCCGGAATCACGGTCTACGCGCTGAACCAATTCGGACGATTCGACCTTCGTTTGCTGCGCGCGCTGCGCGATACGTTTCATGCTTTTGATCCTGCCATCATCCATACGCACGGCGTCAAGGCCAATTTCTTTTCCCGACTGGCGTCCCGCGGCATGGGCGTTCCTTTGCTTACGACCGTCCACAGCTCTCTGCGCTACGACTACGCCTCACCGCTCGCCTACGCCATCGTCAGCCTGATGGAACGAGGCACGCGGCATTGGAATCGGCACTACATCGCCATCAGCGAAGCGCTGGCCGCCATTCTTCGCGAGCAAGGCGTTCCCGCTCGGGACATCAGCGTCATTTACAACGGGATGGACTTGTCTCCATACCGTCAGTCCGCGACGCGTGCGGCGGATCGCGCAAGGCTTCGCGCCGAGTGGGGCATTGCAGAGGACGCTTTTTTATTTGGCACTGTAGCGAGATTCGTCCCGGTAAAAGGGCTGCCCGTCCTGGTGGATGCGTTCGCCGAATTGGTGCAAGGCATGCAGACGCCTCCATCCCTTGTTCTCGTAGGGGATGGGCCGGAGCGGGCCCGGTTGGAGCAACAGGTGCGCGAGCGCGGTCTGGAAGCCCTCGTCCGGTTTGCAGGCTTCCGTCAGGACATTCCCGCTTGCTTGAACGCCTGCGATGCTTTCGTCCACTCTTCCTTTTATGAGGGGCTCGGCTACACGATCATCGAGGCCATGGCGTCCGAAGTGCCGGTCGTCGCCAGCAATGTCGGAGGAGTCAAGGAATTCGTCTTTGATGAACAGACCGGCCTTGTCGTCGATCCTGGCGATCACGCCGCTCTGTCCAAGGCCATGGCTCGCCTGCAGCAATCGGCCGACCTGCGCCAATCCATGGTCAAGCAGGCAGTGGAGAAGGTCGAGAGCTCCTTCACCATTGAGGAGATGACCAAACAAATCGTTTCCCTGTACCGGCAGCTTTTGGGTTAG
- a CDS encoding glycosyltransferase family 4 protein — MNDHNVLIICYIFPPIGGGGVPRPLKMAKYLGEFGWNVHVLTVEPAYHATLDPSLLAQLPPGVKIHRAKEWKLLPNRGAAAASASGTSAESGQPSRTSVKTVLKKQVVSLLKKAKPYLLIPDDQILWLPNAVKLGREIMEKEKIDVIFSTSGPVTNHLVARKLAGEFACKWVADFRDPWTQNMHTSGIAWRERMEERMEADVMLEADAITTVTATFAQNFRSKHGERIKRLELIYNGFDQADFEGLTPGHTAAGKFHAVYAGILYQKRNPRLLLRAIRELIDAGQVDPADVQLSFAGVFDYPGYSENRDCVEELGLGSIVRVLGNLPHKEALGLMKGADALLLIGDVSSDAGAYIPGKLYEYMGIGKPILALNKAGEATEIIEKFRLGRVADPEDKEAIKQAYLQLYQEWKHQGSGGQAERGEDFAERVKPYERREQARQLAALMDDLLEEA; from the coding sequence ATGAATGACCACAATGTGCTGATCATATGCTACATCTTTCCGCCCATCGGCGGCGGCGGGGTCCCGAGACCATTGAAAATGGCCAAATATTTGGGGGAGTTCGGCTGGAATGTCCATGTGCTGACAGTCGAGCCTGCCTACCATGCGACATTGGACCCGTCGCTGTTGGCTCAGCTGCCGCCCGGGGTGAAAATTCATCGGGCAAAGGAATGGAAGCTACTTCCCAATAGAGGGGCCGCAGCGGCTTCCGCTTCAGGGACCTCGGCGGAAAGTGGGCAACCGTCCCGAACATCGGTGAAGACGGTATTGAAAAAACAGGTCGTCTCCTTGCTGAAAAAGGCAAAGCCGTACCTGCTGATTCCCGACGACCAGATCCTGTGGCTGCCAAACGCAGTCAAGCTGGGTCGGGAAATCATGGAGAAAGAAAAGATCGATGTCATCTTTTCCACATCCGGCCCCGTGACCAATCATCTCGTCGCACGCAAGCTTGCCGGCGAATTTGCGTGCAAATGGGTAGCCGACTTCCGCGATCCGTGGACGCAAAACATGCACACCTCGGGCATCGCTTGGCGGGAGCGCATGGAAGAGCGCATGGAGGCCGACGTCATGCTGGAGGCTGACGCCATTACGACTGTCACCGCGACGTTTGCCCAAAACTTCCGCAGCAAGCACGGGGAGCGAATCAAACGTCTCGAGCTGATCTACAACGGCTTCGATCAGGCGGATTTCGAAGGATTGACGCCGGGCCACACGGCAGCTGGCAAGTTCCATGCGGTATACGCCGGCATTTTGTATCAAAAGCGCAATCCGCGCTTGCTCCTGCGCGCCATCCGCGAGCTGATCGACGCGGGGCAGGTCGATCCGGCCGATGTGCAGCTCAGCTTTGCGGGAGTGTTCGATTATCCGGGCTATTCCGAAAACCGCGACTGTGTCGAGGAGCTGGGACTCGGGAGTATCGTACGGGTGTTGGGCAACTTGCCGCACAAGGAAGCGCTGGGTCTCATGAAAGGGGCGGACGCGCTGCTCCTGATCGGCGACGTCTCTTCGGACGCGGGTGCCTACATTCCGGGCAAGCTGTACGAATATATGGGCATCGGCAAGCCGATCCTCGCATTGAACAAGGCGGGGGAAGCGACGGAAATCATCGAGAAATTCCGATTGGGACGAGTAGCGGATCCGGAGGATAAAGAAGCGATCAAGCAGGCGTACTTGCAGCTCTACCAGGAGTGGAAACACCAGGGAAGCGGAGGCCAGGCCGAACGCGGGGAAGACTTCGCCGAACGGGTCAAGCCGTACGAGCGGCGCGAACAGGCTCGTCAACTGGCGGCGCTCATGGACGATTTGCTGGAAGAAGCCTGA
- a CDS encoding MFS transporter, producing MKLGLHSLRAYNFFYFSLLSIFISFLPVYLTHRNVSPGEIGMMIGVGSFVGILSQPFWGMVSDRYKTIKRIILLTLGASIAVGMLLFTTMHFSLLFLLVAAMYFFLLPTDPLTESLNYRIAEQRGISFGSIRTFGAVGYATASLYIGWTVDQLGMDRLAWLFLGYGLLAFACALVVADAPASSKALSLQELKQFFLYPKTLRFFLLVLIAATPHRTNDSFLGVFVQSLGGSTGAVGQAWFLAAISEVAFFALSARILQRWSEIKLIGWATALYTIRYLLCALAPSAEWVVYLQLTQGVTFVIFYTATIQYLYRIIPEEWKATGQTVLAVLFFGISGIIGSIAGGWVFQQFGGAALYMAMAAFSLVACIYSLTLSRSLGMKKES from the coding sequence GTGAAGCTAGGGTTACATAGCCTTCGAGCCTACAACTTTTTTTATTTTTCGCTCTTGTCGATTTTCATCTCGTTTTTGCCCGTGTATCTGACCCATCGCAACGTTTCCCCGGGAGAGATCGGGATGATGATCGGCGTCGGATCCTTTGTCGGAATCCTGTCTCAGCCGTTTTGGGGGATGGTCAGCGACAGATACAAGACGATCAAGCGAATCATTTTGCTTACGCTTGGCGCGTCGATCGCTGTCGGGATGCTGCTCTTTACGACCATGCATTTTTCTCTGCTCTTTCTGCTGGTAGCGGCCATGTACTTTTTCCTGCTGCCGACAGATCCTTTGACAGAAAGCCTGAACTACCGCATCGCCGAGCAGCGCGGGATCAGCTTCGGCTCGATCCGCACGTTCGGGGCTGTCGGGTACGCCACCGCGTCCCTGTACATCGGGTGGACGGTCGACCAGCTGGGGATGGACAGGCTGGCGTGGCTCTTCCTGGGCTACGGCCTGCTGGCGTTCGCCTGCGCGCTCGTTGTCGCGGATGCTCCCGCGAGCAGCAAAGCCTTGTCTTTGCAGGAGCTGAAACAGTTCTTCCTCTATCCAAAGACGCTGCGTTTCTTTTTGCTGGTGCTCATTGCGGCCACGCCGCACCGGACCAACGACAGCTTTCTCGGCGTCTTCGTTCAGAGCCTAGGAGGCAGCACGGGTGCGGTCGGCCAGGCGTGGTTTCTGGCGGCGATCAGCGAAGTGGCGTTCTTTGCGCTCAGCGCCCGCATCTTGCAAAGGTGGAGCGAGATCAAACTGATAGGATGGGCGACAGCGCTGTACACGATCCGTTATCTGTTGTGCGCGCTTGCCCCTTCCGCCGAGTGGGTTGTCTATCTTCAACTCACGCAAGGCGTGACCTTCGTCATCTTCTATACAGCGACGATCCAGTATTTGTACCGGATCATCCCCGAAGAGTGGAAAGCGACCGGTCAAACGGTGCTGGCAGTGCTGTTTTTCGGCATTTCCGGGATCATCGGCTCGATCGCAGGCGGATGGGTATTCCAGCAGTTCGGGGGAGCGGCGTTGTACATGGCGATGGCGGCATTTTCGCTGGTGGCCTGTATTTACAGCCTGACTCTCAGCAGGTCGCTGGGAATGAAAAAAGAGAGCTGA
- a CDS encoding O-antigen ligase family protein yields MRETVLKWGSQSTTWLYLLLAYPVIDFVLRKILPIPVVSSFWDEALLLILLGFTFFAFISGTRTMPAIKHLLVAFLVLGIALTVTDMSNWDASVEGFRSVYQYILAFLMGFYLLQSMEQLDRLMKVLALVGFLAALVGVAQVVLGVKTPESWVQEGEAVTTRAFSFVTSPNVLGSYMALIAPVAAGLFMKAKSLKEKGLWAIVTVVTILAMLLTGSRGAWFALAFSVFICCYIWKRKVALFLVLIGIIGAVVLYFVPETVPVVGKISNRIFTLFTKDYFESSMNGGRLGRWGEAYDKMRVEPLFGVGLGHHGGAVASRHFGTIYSDSYFFKSLAEYGLIGIIMLLGLVGQMLRYAIKAIRGMTGSPYFFPLLGLFGGLFAVALHNLVENIFEVPFMALYFWLFGGFLCALYVDQKQTKRW; encoded by the coding sequence ATGAGAGAAACCGTGTTGAAGTGGGGAAGCCAGTCAACCACGTGGTTGTATTTGCTTTTGGCCTATCCTGTCATCGATTTTGTGTTGCGGAAAATTCTACCGATTCCTGTCGTTTCGTCTTTTTGGGATGAGGCCCTGCTCCTGATCCTGCTAGGCTTCACGTTCTTTGCCTTCATCTCGGGCACACGGACGATGCCTGCGATCAAGCATCTTTTGGTCGCGTTTCTGGTCCTCGGCATCGCTCTGACCGTGACCGACATGAGCAACTGGGACGCGAGCGTCGAAGGCTTCCGCTCCGTCTACCAGTACATCCTTGCCTTCTTGATGGGCTTCTATCTCCTTCAGTCAATGGAGCAGCTGGACAGGCTCATGAAAGTCCTGGCGCTCGTCGGCTTTTTAGCGGCGCTCGTCGGTGTAGCGCAGGTCGTCCTGGGCGTGAAGACCCCGGAATCGTGGGTGCAGGAGGGCGAGGCAGTCACGACGCGCGCCTTTTCCTTCGTGACCAGCCCGAACGTGCTCGGCAGCTACATGGCCTTGATCGCCCCGGTAGCAGCGGGCCTGTTTATGAAAGCGAAGTCCCTCAAGGAAAAAGGGCTGTGGGCGATCGTGACCGTGGTGACAATCCTCGCCATGTTGTTGACCGGGTCGCGCGGCGCCTGGTTTGCGCTTGCCTTTTCCGTATTCATTTGCTGTTACATTTGGAAGAGAAAGGTTGCTCTCTTTCTAGTGCTCATCGGGATTATTGGCGCAGTCGTGCTCTACTTCGTTCCAGAAACGGTTCCGGTAGTCGGCAAGATCAGCAATCGAATATTCACCCTGTTCACGAAAGACTATTTTGAGTCGAGCATGAACGGCGGACGCCTGGGCCGTTGGGGCGAAGCCTATGACAAAATGCGTGTAGAGCCGCTGTTCGGCGTCGGCCTCGGCCACCATGGCGGAGCGGTAGCGTCCCGGCACTTCGGTACGATTTACTCGGACAGCTACTTCTTTAAAAGCCTGGCGGAATACGGTCTGATTGGAATCATCATGCTGCTCGGACTGGTCGGACAGATGCTGCGCTACGCGATCAAAGCGATTCGCGGCATGACCGGATCGCCGTATTTCTTCCCGCTGCTGGGCCTGTTCGGCGGATTGTTCGCCGTCGCCCTGCACAACCTTGTTGAAAACATTTTCGAGGTGCCGTTCATGGCCCTTTACTTCTGGTTGTTCGGCGGTTTTCTTTGCGCGCTGTACGTCGATCAGAAACAAACGAAAAGGTGGTGA
- the murJ gene encoding murein biosynthesis integral membrane protein MurJ, whose translation MSLLKTASMIVVLTLVGRLLGFFRSVYLNSLYGTGMESDAFNIASTIPLTLFLVVPGAVNAILIPTMRGLMEKSQRTNELYHKMLTIILVVFAVMAGLGVVFSTQLAAMFGVTGAKLELTAEMLRWMWPSAIFIGLTGLWSSICNSHQHFFTPTFGTVANGAVVIASMYVLVPVYGPNGLAIATTLGYLAAMLTMLPTLRRFGYGHRLSFAWREDDALKGMGERVVPILIGAVVAQATTFLERGFAEGVGTGVISALASANQIVQIPMAIFVGAFTLPLFPLLASHVKRGEMNEMKQILQKGLAYLLILLVPVTVGLALYAEPVVRAAFQRGAFGEESVALTAWALPFYALGLYFLAARDLLTRAFYALENTRTPVVIGAIGIGVYALANWLLIPRMGHGGIALANALSALSQAVLLFAWLWRAVGRPVRGGFLKTLAKTLLASLIMGGAIWIADPWLSLLPLWMYLSLGIAGGAILYVAAMALMREPLVSELLQKVRRRATPSAGRS comes from the coding sequence ATGAGTTTGCTGAAAACCGCTTCAATGATTGTCGTGCTGACGCTGGTCGGCAGGCTGCTGGGCTTCTTCCGCAGCGTTTACCTGAACAGCCTGTACGGTACCGGAATGGAGTCCGACGCCTTCAACATCGCGTCCACAATTCCGCTGACGCTGTTCCTGGTCGTGCCGGGGGCCGTGAACGCGATTCTCATTCCGACCATGCGCGGATTGATGGAAAAGAGCCAGCGCACAAACGAGCTCTACCATAAAATGCTGACGATCATCCTCGTCGTCTTCGCCGTGATGGCCGGACTGGGAGTCGTCTTCTCGACACAGCTGGCGGCGATGTTCGGTGTGACAGGGGCCAAGCTGGAGCTGACGGCTGAGATGCTGCGCTGGATGTGGCCATCTGCCATTTTCATCGGTCTGACCGGACTGTGGTCGAGCATATGCAACTCGCATCAGCATTTCTTTACGCCGACGTTCGGTACGGTGGCAAACGGCGCGGTGGTCATCGCCAGCATGTATGTGCTGGTACCGGTCTATGGCCCGAATGGCCTCGCGATCGCGACCACCCTCGGTTACCTGGCCGCGATGCTGACGATGCTCCCGACTTTGCGCCGGTTTGGCTACGGGCACCGCTTGTCGTTCGCCTGGCGCGAAGACGACGCCTTGAAAGGGATGGGGGAGCGGGTCGTACCGATTCTGATCGGCGCCGTAGTCGCTCAAGCGACGACCTTCCTGGAGCGCGGATTCGCGGAAGGGGTCGGAACCGGCGTCATCTCGGCTCTGGCCAGCGCCAACCAGATCGTGCAGATCCCGATGGCGATTTTCGTAGGAGCGTTCACCTTGCCGCTCTTCCCGCTGCTGGCAAGTCACGTGAAGCGCGGCGAGATGAACGAAATGAAACAGATCTTGCAAAAGGGCCTGGCGTATTTGCTCATTTTGCTCGTCCCCGTGACGGTCGGCCTTGCCCTGTACGCCGAGCCAGTCGTGCGGGCCGCTTTTCAACGGGGCGCCTTCGGTGAGGAATCGGTCGCCCTGACCGCCTGGGCACTGCCGTTCTACGCGCTGGGCCTTTACTTCCTGGCCGCCCGCGATTTGCTCACCCGCGCTTTCTATGCGCTGGAAAATACGCGTACCCCGGTCGTCATCGGAGCGATCGGGATCGGGGTGTACGCGCTTGCCAACTGGCTCTTGATTCCGCGGATGGGACATGGGGGAATAGCCCTTGCCAACGCCTTATCCGCCCTCAGTCAGGCTGTCCTGCTCTTTGCATGGCTTTGGCGGGCAGTCGGCAGACCGGTTCGGGGAGGCTTCCTCAAGACACTGGCGAAGACGCTGCTGGCCAGCCTGATCATGGGCGGCGCCATTTGGATTGCAGATCCATGGCTGTCTCTATTGCCGCTCTGGATGTACCTTTCGCTCGGCATCGCCGGCGGGGCGATTCTGTACGTAGCCGCGATGGCGCTGATGCGGGAGCCGCTCGTCTCCGAGCTGCTGCAAAAAGTGCGCAGGCGCGCTACTCCATCGGCTGGACGCTCGTAA
- a CDS encoding phenylacetate--CoA ligase family protein, whose amino-acid sequence MMAVTGFLIRHVHWPLMERLKENRTRHYMRDLQQAQGLPADQLLLRQRQKLGRLLAHAVRHVPAYASLAAEWDRGDTAPERFLQRIPVLDKTHFRLHADDYLAKGTPLSKLIGNRTGGSTGEPTRFYLDRPSVERYEAARFLGLSWHGIRIGDPCVMIWGSPLELNQQQERKYRWKERWLKNRLLLSAYELDERRLETQLTLIRRFRPAYLYGYASALHTLAEMMLKRGWTIEIPLRGVVSTAESLHEHQRQKIAAAFQAPVINEYGARDGGIIAYQCPEGRMHAFTENCYLEVVDPITKLPLYPGESGALLVTDLHNTVMPRLRYQLGDVAALSGEACSCGIGYPLLAAIDGREDDMFVSLSGQYVHGHYFNHIVRNMESFRTFQIIQHQPHSLSLKLVKEPGRFRRSDEDRLLAGIRTALGEVSVQVAYVDHIPPTSSGKIRYAIRECPLTSVQPME is encoded by the coding sequence ATGATGGCCGTAACCGGTTTTTTGATCCGTCACGTGCATTGGCCGCTGATGGAACGATTGAAAGAAAATCGCACCCGCCACTATATGCGGGACTTGCAGCAGGCGCAGGGGCTGCCCGCCGATCAGCTGCTGCTCCGACAAAGGCAGAAGCTGGGGCGCTTGCTTGCGCATGCGGTGCGCCACGTGCCGGCATACGCGTCTTTGGCAGCGGAGTGGGACAGAGGCGACACAGCCCCTGAACGCTTCTTGCAGCGCATCCCTGTCTTGGACAAAACGCATTTCCGTCTGCATGCGGACGATTATTTGGCGAAAGGAACCCCTTTGTCCAAGCTGATCGGCAACCGTACAGGCGGCTCCACCGGAGAACCGACCCGTTTTTACCTCGACCGCCCATCCGTGGAGCGGTACGAGGCTGCCCGCTTTTTGGGACTGTCCTGGCACGGCATCCGCATCGGCGATCCGTGCGTGATGATCTGGGGCTCTCCGCTGGAGCTGAATCAGCAGCAGGAGCGAAAATACCGCTGGAAGGAACGCTGGCTGAAAAACCGGCTGCTCCTCTCGGCCTATGAGCTGGACGAGCGCCGGCTGGAGACGCAGCTGACCCTGATCCGCCGCTTTCGACCTGCCTATTTGTACGGCTACGCTTCCGCCCTCCACACGCTGGCGGAGATGATGCTGAAGCGCGGCTGGACGATCGAGATTCCGCTTAGAGGGGTCGTATCGACAGCAGAAAGCCTGCACGAGCATCAGCGGCAAAAGATCGCGGCGGCGTTTCAGGCACCCGTCATCAACGAATACGGAGCCCGCGACGGCGGAATCATCGCCTATCAATGTCCGGAAGGGAGAATGCACGCCTTCACCGAGAATTGCTACCTGGAGGTCGTCGATCCGATCACCAAGCTGCCGCTCTATCCGGGTGAGTCCGGCGCGCTGCTCGTCACGGACCTGCACAATACGGTGATGCCGCGGCTGCGCTACCAGCTGGGCGACGTGGCCGCCCTCTCGGGGGAAGCGTGCTCCTGCGGCATCGGCTATCCGCTCCTGGCCGCGATTGACGGGAGAGAAGACGACATGTTTGTCTCCCTGAGCGGACAGTACGTGCACGGTCACTATTTCAACCATATCGTCCGCAACATGGAGAGCTTTCGCACCTTTCAGATCATCCAGCACCAGCCGCACAGCCTCAGCCTCAAGCTGGTGAAGGAGCCGGGGCGCTTTCGCCGCTCCGATGAGGATCGCCTGCTGGCAGGCATCCGCACGGCTCTGGGAGAGGTCAGCGTACAGGTAGCGTACGTCGACCACATTCCCCCTACCAGCTCCGGCAAGATTCGCTATGCGATCCGCGAGTGTCCGCTTACGAGCGTCCAGCCGATGGAGTAG